A genomic segment from Candidatus Thermoplasmatota archaeon encodes:
- a CDS encoding DUF835 domain-containing protein: protein MSRRNPDQLRNQFDLGDVQVTWLTTQSGDGCVDSSRPNLLAHAIMEFFQNNKNAIVLIDGIESIVVYNDFNKAVKMLEQINDFVMQYHGYLIISIDPTAFNPRERAIIERNFETISIPRIGSQE from the coding sequence GTGAGCCGCAGGAACCCGGATCAACTCAGGAATCAGTTCGATCTGGGAGATGTCCAGGTCACCTGGCTAACGACGCAGTCTGGGGATGGGTGTGTCGACTCCTCGAGACCAAATCTTCTGGCGCACGCGATAATGGAATTCTTCCAGAACAACAAGAACGCTATAGTCCTCATTGACGGGATCGAATCGATCGTTGTCTACAACGACTTCAACAAGGCTGTGAAAATGCTGGAACAGATCAACGACTTCGTCATGCAGTATCATGGCTACCTGATCATCTCCATAGACCCCACGGCTTTCAATCCGCGCGAGAGAGCGATTATCGAGAGGAATTTCGAGACCATATCTATTCCGAGGATCGGCTCCCAGGAATGA